In Epinephelus lanceolatus isolate andai-2023 chromosome 13, ASM4190304v1, whole genome shotgun sequence, the following are encoded in one genomic region:
- the LOC144466522 gene encoding uncharacterized protein LOC144466522, whose translation MDWLTWLAACIALLWIFCFIDGNAVLELRLLFHALTKAACHLYLALLPLRRAATHFADGARYLFNHVQQTPSQHGGYLHQGQPLARKGTLHFLEGFCVVCETVPNLMGAALSVGAAFCHMMQGGFYVLAATLRTIQVNLFSQMNGEKDRWDKERHRAKEGEKKLNSKVLEYISVFCQDPVSALRIKVDVPPVYR comes from the exons ATGGATTGGTTGACTTGGTTGGCAGCGTGTATTGCCCTGCTCTGGATTTTCTGCTTTATAGACG GCAACGCCGTGCTTGAGCTGCGGCTGCTCTTCCACGCTCTCACCAAAGCTGCATGTCACCTGTACCTGGCCCTTCTCCCGCTGCGCCGGGCCGCCACCCACTTCGCCGACGGCGCGAGATACCTGTTCAACCATGTCCAGCAAACCCCGTCTCAACACGGCGGCTACCTCCACCAGGGCCAGCCTCTGGCCAGGAAAGGCACGCTGCACTTCCTGGAGGGCTTTTGCGTGGTGTGCGAGACGGTGCCCAACCTGATGGGCGCAGCGCTGAGCGTGGGCGCCGCCTTCTGCCACATGATGCAGGGAGGCTTTTACGTCCTGGCGGCCACGCTGCGCACCATCCAGGTCAACCTGTTCTCCCAAATGAACGGCGAGAAGGATAGATGGGACAAGGAGCGGCACAGGGCCAAAGAGGGCGAGAAAAAGCTAAATTCTAAAGTGTTGGAATACATCTCGGTGTTCTGTCAAGACCCCGTCAGCGCTTTACGCATCAAAGTTGACGTACCACCTGTGTATAGATAA
- the fam228a gene encoding protein FAM228A, with the protein MRLKRTNTASGVITFHTPFSLSLLKSEERVADVNDASESRRSSSQPRSPSKCVRAEKRDEASPSGPQQGNDQDRLSHSSLRRLQAKMETENQQAKEIIQPLLDSENGFVKKLETFLNQRDVTELRRRELQHKRWTERVWFPLQRKVEERASSCSPVAFKRRQSLYTHYLQHCNSKGFVFLETYDLREYNPFLLRIKKPHYVKLSASDMKDRSDRQLHERLKENRMARSCEAGFKYTRAQDETLPQRDRPLSESVMSQADSLLQASFNHRATASRRIPTDDQSAGRKSSRLNTIPQHISATAQPDGRCHQTGCWISRCGCHQQPANL; encoded by the exons ATGAGGCTGAAGAGGACCAACACAGCCAGTGGTGTCATCACCTTCCACACACCTTTCTCTCTCAGCCTGCTGAAGtcagag GAGCGCGTGGCAGACGTGAACGACGCTTCAGAGAGCAGAAGGAGCTCGTCTCAGCCGAGGAGCCCCAGTAAATGTGTGAGAGCAGAGAAAAGGGATGAGGCCTCTCCTTCTGGGCCGCAGCAGGGGAACGACCAGGACCGGCTCTCTCACTCCTCCCTCAGACGACTGCAG GCAAAAATGGAGACTGAAAATCAGCAGGCGAAAGAAATAATCCAGCCGTTACTGGACTCTGAAAATGGTTTTGTGAAA AAGTTAGAGACATTTCTGAACCAACGGGACGTAacagagctgaggaggagggagctgcAGCACAAGCGCTGGACTGAGCGTGTATGGTTTCCCCTCCAGAGGAAAGTGGAGGAACGAGCGTCCAGCTGCAGCCCTGTGGCGTTCAAGAGACGCCAGAGCTTATACACTCACTACCTCCAACACTGCAACAGCAAG GGCTTTGTGTTCCTAGAGACGTATGATCTAAGAGAATACAATCCGTTTCTTCTCCGCATCAAAAAGCCACACTACGTCAAG CTCAGTGCGTCTGACATGAAGGACCGATCGGACCGTCAGTTACATGAAAGGCTGAAGGAAAACAGAATGGCTCGTTCTTGTGAAGCAG GATTTAAATACACAAGAGCACAAGACGAGACTCTACCTCAGAGGGACCGTCCTCTTAGTGAGTCTGTGATGTCTCAGGCCGACTCCCTGCTACAGGCCTCGTTTAATCATCGGGCCACTGCATCCAGAAGAATTCCAACAGACGATCAGTCTGCGGGGAGGAAGTCCAGCAG GCTCAACACCATACCACAACACATCAGTGCCACTGCCCAACCAGATGGAAGGTGCCATCAGACCGGCTGCTGGATCTCCAGATGTGGATGTCACCAACAACCagcaaatttatag